In the Octadecabacter sp. SW4 genome, one interval contains:
- a CDS encoding flagellar biosynthesis protein FlgN — protein MNRPTAQLLALLDAERAAILEGAFDTLAAQAQHKEDLFDAVASEARPDQSHLRLLGARVSRNQELLQAAMAGVRDVQARMTALNAAHSTLNTYDRSGQPSQIARRQGKFEHKV, from the coding sequence ATGAATAGGCCGACGGCACAATTGCTCGCGCTATTGGATGCGGAACGCGCTGCCATTCTGGAAGGTGCGTTCGATACGCTCGCGGCGCAGGCGCAACACAAGGAAGACCTGTTTGATGCCGTCGCTAGCGAAGCCAGGCCCGACCAGTCTCATCTGCGCCTGTTGGGTGCGCGGGTGTCGCGCAATCAGGAATTGTTGCAGGCCGCGATGGCGGGGGTGCGCGATGTTCAGGCCCGCATGACGGCACTCAATGCTGCGCATTCCACGCTCAATACCTATGACAGGTCTGGCCAGCCCAGCCAGATCGCCCGCCGTCAAGGCAAGTTTGAACATAAAGTTTGA
- a CDS encoding rod-binding protein — MVDFAIGPVQPFAGEAPQDPPTQDDKLRAAANALEASFLSEMLKSAGLGASRDAMGGGIGEDQFGSFLREEQAKQIVEAGGIGLAESLFEAMKGRINE, encoded by the coding sequence ATGGTCGATTTTGCCATTGGTCCGGTGCAACCCTTTGCTGGCGAGGCCCCGCAAGACCCCCCGACGCAGGATGACAAGCTGCGCGCGGCGGCCAACGCGCTTGAAGCCAGCTTTTTGTCAGAAATGCTGAAATCTGCGGGGCTTGGCGCGTCCCGGGATGCAATGGGCGGCGGCATTGGCGAAGATCAGTTCGGGTCTTTCCTGCGAGAGGAACAGGCAAAACAGATTGTCGAGGCGGGCGGCATTGGGCTCGCCGAATCGTTGTTTGAAGCCATGAAAGGCCGGATCAATGAATAG
- a CDS encoding flagellar hook-length control protein FliK has product MPILMSDGAFAGASPSATGRNPSQILVASPAERAQITPSFGAAMDDALRTILSKAEAQVADPVEPAAQDKLADPPPDDPPTDEATGVGEAMDRQAALVALPPVAVATPARLPASVDTLERAIIVGDKKSSGQQGGAQVAVQTRAASDPPKTLSGPIIESAITAAPQTATTPPEQTPTVRRPVSGPTSAPQGFLNQTSSQTVDPVMPTDATRGPANSAAEVAAPVDQGQRPTAPMAKDGAQQNASPTPLAQPIRADEPKALLPLASAAPAQAKAQVVMQAEGAVPTPNIAARDAAALTIPATQQVLRVAPAMQAVSTPLSAIQAPEDAPSVTVPTALPSYPATAPASPESQLPNTRRPEAATPDAVNSYVQTNQPPVAWAALDTSLATTTQGDDQTLFGEPLALDSAAGLARIDRPAVAPQPLAPAIAKAVSQQVAVAVTQQSDGQTEIRLNPEELGRVRLALNSSETGITLAIATERPETADLIRRNLDGLAQEFRALGYTDIAFDFAQSDDQPAQDDPKSGDQMVPPSITSAEENSAPVAQSHHATGLDLRL; this is encoded by the coding sequence ATGCCTATCCTCATGTCTGACGGCGCCTTTGCCGGGGCCTCACCCTCCGCGACCGGTCGTAACCCGTCGCAAATTCTCGTCGCTTCGCCGGCGGAGCGCGCGCAAATCACGCCGAGCTTTGGTGCCGCGATGGATGACGCCCTTCGCACGATCCTGTCCAAGGCTGAGGCGCAGGTCGCCGATCCGGTCGAACCCGCTGCGCAAGATAAATTAGCCGACCCTCCGCCTGATGATCCGCCTACCGATGAAGCGACCGGCGTGGGCGAAGCGATGGATAGACAGGCAGCCTTGGTCGCTCTGCCGCCGGTCGCAGTGGCCACGCCCGCCCGCTTGCCAGCCTCCGTTGATACGCTTGAGCGGGCGATCATTGTCGGCGACAAGAAATCGTCTGGACAACAAGGCGGCGCGCAAGTCGCGGTGCAAACGCGGGCGGCATCGGACCCTCCTAAAACCCTGTCAGGCCCGATAATTGAAAGCGCGATAACGGCCGCGCCGCAAACTGCCACCACACCGCCTGAACAGACACCGACGGTCCGCAGGCCGGTGAGCGGTCCTACGTCCGCGCCGCAAGGTTTCCTGAACCAGACAAGTTCGCAAACCGTCGACCCGGTTATGCCAACCGACGCCACGCGCGGACCCGCAAATAGTGCCGCAGAGGTGGCGGCGCCCGTCGATCAGGGCCAGCGTCCCACCGCCCCAATGGCCAAGGACGGGGCGCAGCAAAATGCTTCGCCGACGCCTCTTGCGCAGCCGATCAGGGCCGATGAACCCAAGGCGCTACTCCCCCTAGCCTCTGCCGCACCGGCGCAGGCCAAAGCACAGGTCGTGATGCAAGCCGAAGGGGCCGTGCCGACACCAAACATTGCCGCGCGAGATGCTGCGGCCCTGACGATACCTGCCACACAGCAGGTGCTACGGGTCGCACCGGCCATGCAGGCAGTATCAACGCCCTTGTCCGCCATACAGGCACCCGAAGATGCACCGTCGGTCACCGTCCCGACAGCCTTGCCATCTTATCCTGCAACCGCGCCTGCTTCGCCTGAATCACAGCTACCCAATACCCGCCGCCCCGAAGCAGCGACCCCTGACGCGGTCAATTCATATGTTCAAACAAACCAGCCGCCTGTGGCATGGGCAGCATTAGACACGTCACTCGCCACGACGACGCAGGGTGATGATCAAACGCTGTTCGGGGAGCCGCTGGCCTTGGACAGCGCGGCAGGGCTTGCCCGCATTGACCGGCCAGCCGTCGCACCGCAACCTCTTGCCCCCGCAATCGCAAAGGCCGTGTCACAACAAGTCGCGGTTGCCGTAACGCAGCAATCCGACGGCCAAACCGAGATCCGCCTGAACCCCGAGGAGTTGGGCCGTGTCAGGCTCGCGCTGAACTCCTCCGAGACTGGCATCACGCTGGCAATTGCCACTGAACGGCCCGAAACGGCAGACCTGATACGTCGCAACCTCGACGGATTGGCGCAGGAATTCAGGGCGCTGGGCTATACCGATATCGCCTTTGACTTCGCCCAAAGCGACGATCAACCGGCACAAGACGACCCAAAAAGTGGCGATCAAATGGTGCCGCCGTCGATAACATC